Proteins from a genomic interval of Drosophila melanogaster chromosome 2R:
- the Vrp1 gene encoding verprolin 1, isoform L, whose translation MRLKRSSKQKMAIPPPPGPPPPPGPPPPPAMGGLKLGGAGGADARSALLSSIQKGTKLKKTTTVDKSGPALSGKVCGGDGGAGIGAKRTLNNNTSTSNHNNSSSSSNGLGNGTPKLGGLFEGLSQMPKLKPVNGIRATPSAGSAATTTSKSTTNSSAQQRSNSPPAATSASNASNGPMDFNTELTKHLTLKRQKQQQQQQPQPPTNNTHINATEANLRTNRGPPPQPPKSANSNDSILERMNIPRTAPTPPFGNSSSVKAASPTLSDSGSNSSGSGGGSGSVKSKAANLNISLGNSFVNSSKSTVSASTASLNSSLTSSTGSVRNLAPNKSTLFGGSSGSSSGSSSGGGYASVHKSSPPSTADSTPSVTPTPPPLQLPMKPAISFGKPNFAPKPPGLNQLAMANGQQRPAVTRHHSMKSPRSPPAAGIVNGLVFPTQQHLGTLRGPLQFHGSESSSPNTSAGSMRCAPNPPKCKSPFLARPSVKPPPPPTPARSFSNTNLNNIGGSTMFSAVNTALIQSSAISSQAPSPPITQPPSSSSSSNSVAALRDQFRGGAGMSNGAPSPPLPPTPAPSSNPSSASASPKSLLRDNVKPIILNGGPLNPPAPPPHRSCPPPPPPQRQSSNQDRVKYWIDKTVYSFKKILHINRQGRHSGESVKVINMLNSKRNGGSGSGSAPVPPQRHSSIRPNAPSTPPTHMANASHQFGSSSGLSSGSGAGAAASVGRLVNDLETKFGKRFHNVTEFPKPPPFLNIQKVYPSRTFKATNGM comes from the exons ATGAGATTGAAGCGTAGTTCAAAGCAAAAA ATGGCTATTCCGCCACCCCCGggaccaccaccgccgccagGACCTCCACCGCCTCCGGCGATGGGTGGTCTTAAATTGGGCGGCGCGGGAGGAGCAGACGCCCGATCTGCACTGCTGAGTTCGATCCAGAAGGGAACAAAACTGAAGAAGACCACCACGGTGGACAAGAGTGGGCCAGCGCTGTCTGGCAAGGTGTGCGGAGGAGATGGAGGAGCAGGTATCGGAGCTAAGCGAACCctcaacaacaacaccagcaccagcaatcacaacaacagcagcagtagcagcaatgGCCTTGGCAATGGAACCCCCAAATTGGGAGGCCTGTTCGAAGGCCTCTCGCAAATGCCAAAACTGAAGCCCGTGAACGGCATTCGCG CAACGCCATCCGCCGGCTcggcagcaacaacgacaTCGAAATCCACAACGAACTCATCCGCTCAGCAGCGGAGCAACAGCCCCCCCGCCGCGACGAGCGCCTCGAATGCCAGCAACGGACCCATGGACTTCAACACGGAGCTCACCAAGCACTTGACGTTGAAGCgccaaaaacagcagcagcagcaacaaccacagccaccaacCAACAACACACATATCAATGCAACAGAAGCCAATCTGAGAACAAATCGGGGACCACCACCGCAACCGCCAAAG tcagccaactcaaatgaTTCGATCTTGGAGCGCATGAACATCCCCCGCACAGCGCCGACACCCCCCTTCGGCAACAGTTCGAGTGTCAAAGCGGCATCGCCCACGCTCTCggacagcggcagcaacagcagtggGAGTGGaggtggaagtggaagtgtcAAGAGCAAGGCGGCCAACCTAAA TATCTCGTTAGGCAATAGTTTTGTAAATAGTTCAAAATCAACCGTGAGTGCCTCGACCGCGTCCTTAAACAGCAGTCTAACCTCCTCGACGGGATCAGTACGCAATCTGGCGCCAAATAAGTCCACTCTATTTGGTGGCAGCAGTGGCTCTAGTTCCGGTTCGAGTTCTGGTGGTGGTTATGCATCTGTGCATAAATCCTCGCCACCCTCAACGGCAGATAGCACGCCGTCGGTGACGCCCACACCGCCACCGCTTCAGCTGCCGATGAAGCCGGCCATCAGCTTTGGCAAGCCCAATTTTGCTCCGAAGCCACCGGGCTTGAATCAACTGGCGATGGCCAACGGACAGCAGCGTCCGGCGGTGACCAGGCACCACAGCATGAAGTCGCCCAG ATCTCCGCCTGCGGCCGGTATCGTCAACGGCCTTGTGTTCCCCACCCAGCAGCATTTAGGCACCCTGCGCGGTCCACTGCAGTTCCATGGCAGCGAATCCAGCAGCCCCAACACCAGTGCAGGCAGTATGAGATGTGCCCCTAACCCGCCAAAGTGTAAGAGTCCTTTCCTTG CCCGCCCATCGGTAaaaccaccaccgccacccacGCCGGCTCGCAGTTTCTCCAACACCAATCTGAACAATATCGGCGGATCGACGATGTTCAGTGCGGTGAACACAGCTCTTATCCAGAGCTCGGCCATCAGTTCTCAGGCTCCCTCACCGCCAATTACCCAGCCGCCATCATCGtcgagcagcagcaatagcGTGGCTGCCCTGCGCGACCAATTCCGTGGAGGCGCCGGAATGTCTAACGGAGCACCATCACCGCCACTGCCGCCGACGCCCGCACCCTCGTCCAATCCATCCTCAGCAAGCGCCAGTCCCAAATCGTTGCTGCGAGACAATGTCAAACCTATTATCCTAAATGGAGGTCCTCTAAATCCGCCAGCGCCGCCACCACACCGCAGCTGCCCACCTCCGCCGCCTCCACAGCGACAGTCGAGCAAT CAGGACCGAGTGAAGTACTGGATAGACAAGACGGTGTACTCCTTTAAGAAGATACTCCATATAAATCGCCAAGGGAGGCACAGTGGCGAGTCAGTCAAGGTTATCAATATGCTTAACAGCAAGCGCAAC GGTGGTTCCGGATCGGGATCAGCGCCAGTTCCGCCGCAGCGTCACTCATCCATTCGGCCCAACGCCCCATCGACGCCACCAACGCACATGGCCAATGCCTCGCATCAGTTTGGCAGCAGCTCGGGCTTGTCATCAGGCTCGGGAGCAGGAGCTGCAGCCAGCGTGGGTCGACTGGTCAACGACTTGGAGACCAAGTTCGGGAAGCGATTCCACAACGTCACTGAATTCCCCAAGCCGCCGCCGTTtctaaatatacaaaaagtcTATCCTAGTCGCACGTTTAAGGCCACCAATGGTATGTAG
- the Vrp1 gene encoding verprolin 1, isoform H, with protein sequence MRLKRSSKQKMAIPPPPGPPPPPGPPPPPAMGGLKLGGAGGADARSALLSSIQKGTKLKKTTTVDKSGPALSGKVCGGDGGAGIGAKRTLNNNTSTSNHNNSSSSSNGLGNGTPKLGGLFEGLSQMPKLKPVNGIRATPSAGSAATTTSKSTTNSSAQQRSNSPPAATSASNASNGPMDFNTELTKHLTLKRQKQQQQQQPQPPTNNTHINATEANLRTNRGPPPQPPKSANSNDSILERMNIPRTAPTPPFGNSSSVKAASPTLSDSGSNSSGSGGGSGSVKSKAANLNISLGNSFVNSSKSTVSASTASLNSSLTSSTGSVRNLAPNKSTLFGGSSGSSSGSSSGGGYASVHKSSPPSTADSTPSVTPTPPPLQLPMKPAISFGKPNFAPKPPGLNQLAMANGQQRPAVTRHHSMKSPRSPPAAGIVNGLVFPTQQHLGTLRGPLQFHGSESSSPNTSAGSMRCAPNPPKSRPSVKPPPPPTPARSFSNTNLNNIGGSTMFSAVNTALIQSSAISSQAPSPPITQPPSSSSSSNSVAALRDQFRGGAGMSNGAPSPPLPPTPAPSSNPSSASASPKSLLRDNVKPIILNGGPLNPPAPPPHRSCPPPPPPQRQSSNGGSGSGSAPVPPQRHSSIRPNAPSTPPTHMANASHQFGSSSGLSSGSGAGAAASVGRLVNDLETKFGKRFHNVTEFPKPPPFLNIQKVYPSRTFKATNGM encoded by the exons ATGAGATTGAAGCGTAGTTCAAAGCAAAAA ATGGCTATTCCGCCACCCCCGggaccaccaccgccgccagGACCTCCACCGCCTCCGGCGATGGGTGGTCTTAAATTGGGCGGCGCGGGAGGAGCAGACGCCCGATCTGCACTGCTGAGTTCGATCCAGAAGGGAACAAAACTGAAGAAGACCACCACGGTGGACAAGAGTGGGCCAGCGCTGTCTGGCAAGGTGTGCGGAGGAGATGGAGGAGCAGGTATCGGAGCTAAGCGAACCctcaacaacaacaccagcaccagcaatcacaacaacagcagcagtagcagcaatgGCCTTGGCAATGGAACCCCCAAATTGGGAGGCCTGTTCGAAGGCCTCTCGCAAATGCCAAAACTGAAGCCCGTGAACGGCATTCGCG CAACGCCATCCGCCGGCTcggcagcaacaacgacaTCGAAATCCACAACGAACTCATCCGCTCAGCAGCGGAGCAACAGCCCCCCCGCCGCGACGAGCGCCTCGAATGCCAGCAACGGACCCATGGACTTCAACACGGAGCTCACCAAGCACTTGACGTTGAAGCgccaaaaacagcagcagcagcaacaaccacagccaccaacCAACAACACACATATCAATGCAACAGAAGCCAATCTGAGAACAAATCGGGGACCACCACCGCAACCGCCAAAG tcagccaactcaaatgaTTCGATCTTGGAGCGCATGAACATCCCCCGCACAGCGCCGACACCCCCCTTCGGCAACAGTTCGAGTGTCAAAGCGGCATCGCCCACGCTCTCggacagcggcagcaacagcagtggGAGTGGaggtggaagtggaagtgtcAAGAGCAAGGCGGCCAACCTAAA TATCTCGTTAGGCAATAGTTTTGTAAATAGTTCAAAATCAACCGTGAGTGCCTCGACCGCGTCCTTAAACAGCAGTCTAACCTCCTCGACGGGATCAGTACGCAATCTGGCGCCAAATAAGTCCACTCTATTTGGTGGCAGCAGTGGCTCTAGTTCCGGTTCGAGTTCTGGTGGTGGTTATGCATCTGTGCATAAATCCTCGCCACCCTCAACGGCAGATAGCACGCCGTCGGTGACGCCCACACCGCCACCGCTTCAGCTGCCGATGAAGCCGGCCATCAGCTTTGGCAAGCCCAATTTTGCTCCGAAGCCACCGGGCTTGAATCAACTGGCGATGGCCAACGGACAGCAGCGTCCGGCGGTGACCAGGCACCACAGCATGAAGTCGCCCAG ATCTCCGCCTGCGGCCGGTATCGTCAACGGCCTTGTGTTCCCCACCCAGCAGCATTTAGGCACCCTGCGCGGTCCACTGCAGTTCCATGGCAGCGAATCCAGCAGCCCCAACACCAGTGCAGGCAGTATGAGATGTGCCCCTAACCCGCCAAAGT CCCGCCCATCGGTAaaaccaccaccgccacccacGCCGGCTCGCAGTTTCTCCAACACCAATCTGAACAATATCGGCGGATCGACGATGTTCAGTGCGGTGAACACAGCTCTTATCCAGAGCTCGGCCATCAGTTCTCAGGCTCCCTCACCGCCAATTACCCAGCCGCCATCATCGtcgagcagcagcaatagcGTGGCTGCCCTGCGCGACCAATTCCGTGGAGGCGCCGGAATGTCTAACGGAGCACCATCACCGCCACTGCCGCCGACGCCCGCACCCTCGTCCAATCCATCCTCAGCAAGCGCCAGTCCCAAATCGTTGCTGCGAGACAATGTCAAACCTATTATCCTAAATGGAGGTCCTCTAAATCCGCCAGCGCCGCCACCACACCGCAGCTGCCCACCTCCGCCGCCTCCACAGCGACAGTCGAGCAAT GGTGGTTCCGGATCGGGATCAGCGCCAGTTCCGCCGCAGCGTCACTCATCCATTCGGCCCAACGCCCCATCGACGCCACCAACGCACATGGCCAATGCCTCGCATCAGTTTGGCAGCAGCTCGGGCTTGTCATCAGGCTCGGGAGCAGGAGCTGCAGCCAGCGTGGGTCGACTGGTCAACGACTTGGAGACCAAGTTCGGGAAGCGATTCCACAACGTCACTGAATTCCCCAAGCCGCCGCCGTTtctaaatatacaaaaagtcTATCCTAGTCGCACGTTTAAGGCCACCAATGGTATGTAG
- the Vrp1 gene encoding verprolin 1, isoform E, with amino-acid sequence MRLKRSSKQKMAIPPPPGPPPPPGPPPPPAMGGLKLGGAGGADARSALLSSIQKGTKLKKTTTVDKSGPALSGKVCGGDGGAGIGAKRTLNNNTSTSNHNNSSSSSNGLGNGTPKLGGLFEGLSQMPKLKPVNGIRATPSAGSAATTTSKSTTNSSAQQRSNSPPAATSASNASNGPMDFNTELTKHLTLKRQKQQQQQQPQPPTNNTHINATEANLRTNRGPPPQPPKSANSNDSILERMNIPRTAPTPPFGNSSSVKAASPTLSDSGSNSSGSGGGSGSVKSKAANLNISLGNSFVNSSKSTVSASTASLNSSLTSSTGSVRNLAPNKSTLFGGSSGSSSGSSSGGGYASVHKSSPPSTADSTPSVTPTPPPLQLPMKPAISFGKPNFAPKPPGLNQLAMANGQQRPAVTRHHSMKSPRSPPAAGIVNGLVFPTQQHLGTLRGPLQFHGSESSSPNTSAGSMRCAPNPPKSRPSVKPPPPPTPARSFSNTNLNNIGGSTMFSAVNTALIQSSAISSQAPSPPITQPPSSSSSSNSVAALRDQFRGGAGMSNGAPSPPLPPTPAPSSNPSSASASPKSLLRDNVKPIILNGGPLNPPAPPPHRSCPPPPPPQRQSSNQDRVKYWIDKTVYSFKKILHINRQGRHSGESVKVINMLNSKRNGGSGSGSAPVPPQRHSSIRPNAPSTPPTHMANASHQFGSSSGLSSGSGAGAAASVGRLVNDLETKFGKRFHNVTEFPKPPPFLNIQKVYPSRTFKATNGM; translated from the exons ATGAGATTGAAGCGTAGTTCAAAGCAAAAA ATGGCTATTCCGCCACCCCCGggaccaccaccgccgccagGACCTCCACCGCCTCCGGCGATGGGTGGTCTTAAATTGGGCGGCGCGGGAGGAGCAGACGCCCGATCTGCACTGCTGAGTTCGATCCAGAAGGGAACAAAACTGAAGAAGACCACCACGGTGGACAAGAGTGGGCCAGCGCTGTCTGGCAAGGTGTGCGGAGGAGATGGAGGAGCAGGTATCGGAGCTAAGCGAACCctcaacaacaacaccagcaccagcaatcacaacaacagcagcagtagcagcaatgGCCTTGGCAATGGAACCCCCAAATTGGGAGGCCTGTTCGAAGGCCTCTCGCAAATGCCAAAACTGAAGCCCGTGAACGGCATTCGCG CAACGCCATCCGCCGGCTcggcagcaacaacgacaTCGAAATCCACAACGAACTCATCCGCTCAGCAGCGGAGCAACAGCCCCCCCGCCGCGACGAGCGCCTCGAATGCCAGCAACGGACCCATGGACTTCAACACGGAGCTCACCAAGCACTTGACGTTGAAGCgccaaaaacagcagcagcagcaacaaccacagccaccaacCAACAACACACATATCAATGCAACAGAAGCCAATCTGAGAACAAATCGGGGACCACCACCGCAACCGCCAAAG tcagccaactcaaatgaTTCGATCTTGGAGCGCATGAACATCCCCCGCACAGCGCCGACACCCCCCTTCGGCAACAGTTCGAGTGTCAAAGCGGCATCGCCCACGCTCTCggacagcggcagcaacagcagtggGAGTGGaggtggaagtggaagtgtcAAGAGCAAGGCGGCCAACCTAAA TATCTCGTTAGGCAATAGTTTTGTAAATAGTTCAAAATCAACCGTGAGTGCCTCGACCGCGTCCTTAAACAGCAGTCTAACCTCCTCGACGGGATCAGTACGCAATCTGGCGCCAAATAAGTCCACTCTATTTGGTGGCAGCAGTGGCTCTAGTTCCGGTTCGAGTTCTGGTGGTGGTTATGCATCTGTGCATAAATCCTCGCCACCCTCAACGGCAGATAGCACGCCGTCGGTGACGCCCACACCGCCACCGCTTCAGCTGCCGATGAAGCCGGCCATCAGCTTTGGCAAGCCCAATTTTGCTCCGAAGCCACCGGGCTTGAATCAACTGGCGATGGCCAACGGACAGCAGCGTCCGGCGGTGACCAGGCACCACAGCATGAAGTCGCCCAG ATCTCCGCCTGCGGCCGGTATCGTCAACGGCCTTGTGTTCCCCACCCAGCAGCATTTAGGCACCCTGCGCGGTCCACTGCAGTTCCATGGCAGCGAATCCAGCAGCCCCAACACCAGTGCAGGCAGTATGAGATGTGCCCCTAACCCGCCAAAGT CCCGCCCATCGGTAaaaccaccaccgccacccacGCCGGCTCGCAGTTTCTCCAACACCAATCTGAACAATATCGGCGGATCGACGATGTTCAGTGCGGTGAACACAGCTCTTATCCAGAGCTCGGCCATCAGTTCTCAGGCTCCCTCACCGCCAATTACCCAGCCGCCATCATCGtcgagcagcagcaatagcGTGGCTGCCCTGCGCGACCAATTCCGTGGAGGCGCCGGAATGTCTAACGGAGCACCATCACCGCCACTGCCGCCGACGCCCGCACCCTCGTCCAATCCATCCTCAGCAAGCGCCAGTCCCAAATCGTTGCTGCGAGACAATGTCAAACCTATTATCCTAAATGGAGGTCCTCTAAATCCGCCAGCGCCGCCACCACACCGCAGCTGCCCACCTCCGCCGCCTCCACAGCGACAGTCGAGCAAT CAGGACCGAGTGAAGTACTGGATAGACAAGACGGTGTACTCCTTTAAGAAGATACTCCATATAAATCGCCAAGGGAGGCACAGTGGCGAGTCAGTCAAGGTTATCAATATGCTTAACAGCAAGCGCAAC GGTGGTTCCGGATCGGGATCAGCGCCAGTTCCGCCGCAGCGTCACTCATCCATTCGGCCCAACGCCCCATCGACGCCACCAACGCACATGGCCAATGCCTCGCATCAGTTTGGCAGCAGCTCGGGCTTGTCATCAGGCTCGGGAGCAGGAGCTGCAGCCAGCGTGGGTCGACTGGTCAACGACTTGGAGACCAAGTTCGGGAAGCGATTCCACAACGTCACTGAATTCCCCAAGCCGCCGCCGTTtctaaatatacaaaaagtcTATCCTAGTCGCACGTTTAAGGCCACCAATGGTATGTAG